From the genome of Panulirus ornatus isolate Po-2019 chromosome 51, ASM3632096v1, whole genome shotgun sequence, one region includes:
- the LOC139764874 gene encoding uncharacterized protein isoform X2, producing the protein MWSQNMNPGRGAGAVFLLLVVVVTRTKGVQISLDLSQLTKPQHLQAMEELTVSTFLAVPTTTLFTLFMNPPAMKGMSHLLNGSVDTLEFGQQQQMQKEQQERQQQERPQQQHQKTGKSLFSNNEAAELPAHLAGKDSDLEARPTGVEGLDMGDHLLDGKDTNLEAHVLSAGKSKLGTNRTDVEDSYLGAHLSHVENSDLRAHSPGVEDFDLASAHLPGEEESKLGVHMTVVEDSHVGAHVMGVNDSDPGVNQTHGENYKLKTSQVEDLGTHLEDVEDSDTEAHPLDVEGPSLRDHLSGLEDSDLGAHEVNVADSNLRDPLSGVNSSHTGSHPVGVKDLGAHLMAVVASDSQAHPSGVKDFDLKDHEMGVKDLDLQTRIPDEDGTDFGADVAGIENTELWACMAGLSKENTDMVRAMVSGELSGVLLKLVPTDEDFQETLQLLHSLRTCRWYPSSPVPQPKVEALKVGESMPKEVEQRLKVLTSGEEVEAGRAAAHRTASPMRVDLQQLKQMLGSVFSITRNHETAPLDKLVATLYISKKFNSFGLMVVNHVFSAAEYSLWFDKHLQGTNVIGVLAGSNWGTAADEPLVLGAHLDTVSGTPGLDDDGSGLAALVEAARVLSSSGCIFTHTIFFVAFDLEEIGTQGSLVFVKDYLTSAIMDKFGIRQVTGAFILDCVSNWDPQPGTQDFPEHWSNLLPDAGHSLSQHNYTGDFAAIIYRTQVDAHLTHRFAQYYGDLDQPQYRLELLGLKALGAEMPDMSTLKTHFDFLRSDHLRFWYVNDTRSFNTIPAVLLTDTGPYRGMMRQCYHGDCDGPLPQGNNTLGLLVKVTQALVWTMADLAQGRCGPRGTVSTPTLFTLLHPSH; encoded by the exons ATGTGGTCTCAAAACATGAATCCCGGCCGTG GAGCAGGGGCAgtgttcctcctgctggtggtggtggtcaccagGACGAAGGGGGTGCAGATCTCGCTGGACCTTTCGCAGCTGACGAAGCCTCAGCACCTGCAGGCTATGGAGGAGCTGACCGTCTCCACCTTCCTggccgtccccaccaccacactcttcacgCTCTTCATGAACCCCCCAGCCATGAAG GGCATGTCCCACCTACTGAACGGAAGTGTAGATACCCTAGAATTTGGTCAACAGCAACAGATGCAAAAAGAACAGCAGGAGAGGCAACAGCAAGAgagaccacaacaacaacatcagaagACCGGCAAGTCTCTGTTTTCCAACAACGAG GCTGCCGAGTTGCCAGCCCATTTAGCTGGCAAGGACTCTGATTTGGAGGCCCGTCCAACAGGAGTGGAGGGCTTAGATATGGGAGACCATCTGCTAGATGGCAAAGACACTAACTTGGAGGCCCATGTGCTAAGTGCAGGAAAATCTAAATTAGGGACAAATCGGACAGATGTGGAAGACTCTTATTTGGGAGCCCATCTGTCGCATGTGGAGAACTCTGACTTAAGGGCTCACTCACCAGGTGTGGAGGACTTTGACTTAGCTAGTGCCCACTTACCTGGTGAGGAGGAATCTAAATTAGGGGTACATATGACAGTTGTGGAGGACTCTCATGTTGGGGCTCATGTAATGGGTGTGAATGACTCAGACCCTGGGGTCAACcaaacacatggagagaattataaATTGAAGACCTCTCAGGTAGAGGACTTGGGGACCCACCTGGAAGATGTTGAGGACTCTGACACTGAGGCCCATCCGCTGGATGTGGAGGGCCCTAGCTTAAGGGACCATCTGTCAGGTCTGGAGGACTCAGACTTAGGTGCCCATGAGGTGAATGTAGCAGACTCTAATTTGAGGGATCCTCTGTCAGGTGTGAATAGCTCTCATACAGGGAGTCATCCTGTGGGTGTGAAGGACTTGGGGGCCCATTTAATGGCTGTGGTAGCCTCTGACTCACAGGCCCATCCATCAGGTGTAAAGGACTTTGACTTGAAAGACCATGAAATGGGTGTGAAGGACCTTGACTTGCAAACTCGTATACCAGATGAGGATGGCACTGACTTTGGGGCGGATGTAGCTGGCATAGAGAATACTGAACTTTGGGCATGTATGGCGGGCCTGAGCAAAGAGAACACAGATATGGTGAGGGCCATGGTAAGTGGGGAGCTATCAGGGGTACTGTTGAAATTGGTGCCCACGGATGAAGACTTCCAAGAGACCCTGCAGTTGCTGCACAGCCTCAGGACCTGTCGCTGGTACCCCAGTAGCCCTGTACCCCAACCCAAG GTAGAGGCTCTGAAAGTTGGTGAGTCAATGCCAAAAGAAGTGGAGCAGCGTCTGAAGGTCCTGACgtcaggggaggaggtggaagctGGTAGAGCAGCTGCCCATAGAACTGCTTCCCCTATGCGGGTCGACTTACAGCAACTCAAACAGATGCTAGGCTCAGTTTTTTCCATCACTAGGAACCATG AGACAGCTCCCCTGGACAAGCTGGTAGCCACACTCTACATCAGCAAGAAGTTCAACTCTTTTGGTTTGATGGTCGTCAACCATGTCTTCTCTGCCGCAGAGTATTCTCTCTGG TTTGATAAGCACCTGCAAGGCACCAATGTGATTGGAGTGCTTGCTGGCAGCAACTGGGGTACAGCTGCTGATGAGCCACTAGTGCTGGGTGCCCATTTGGATACTGTGTCTGGAACACCAGGTCtagatgatgatgggtcaggttTGGCAGCACTAGTGGAGGCTGCCAGGGTCCTCTCCTCCAGTGGTTGCATCTTCACCCACACAATCTTCTTCGTTGCCTTCGATCTGGAGGAGATAG GTACACAAGGGTCGCTTGTGTTCGTCAAGGACTACCTGACCTCAGCCATCATGGATAAGTTTGGCATCAGACAGGTGACGGGGGCCTTCATCCTGGACTGTGTCTCCAACTGGGACCCGCAGCCTGGTACTCAG GACTTCCCGGAGCATTGGTCAAACCTGCTACCCGATGCTGGACATAGTCTTAGCCAGCATAATTACACTGGGGACTTTGCTGCCATCATATACCGCACCCAGGTTGATGCTCACCTAACACACAG GTTTGCTCAGTACTATGGGGATTTGGACCAACCACAGTACAGACTGGAGCTGCTGGGGTTGAAGGCCCTGGGTGCTGAGATGCCAGACATGAGTACCCTCAAGACCCATTTTGACTTTCTGCGGTCTGACCATCTTCGTTTCTGGTACGTGAATGACACAAGGTCCTTCAACACCATCCCTGCAGTCCTCCTCACTGATACGG GACCCTACCGTGGAATGATGCGTCAATGTTACCATGGAGACTGCGATGGACCCCTGCCCCAGGGTAACAACACCCTGGGGTTGCTAGTGAAGGTGACGCAGGCTTTAGTCTGGACCATGGCTGACCTGGCCCAGGGAAGATGTGGCCCGCGTGGGACTGTCTCCACgcccacacttttcaccctccttcacccgTCCCATTGA
- the LOC139764874 gene encoding uncharacterized protein isoform X1: protein MTTRCHSQTPRWILAVRNKGPPNIPTRPAPSKPLLQDHPTPSLPKTSFKIPQLKMWSQNMNPGRGAGAVFLLLVVVVTRTKGVQISLDLSQLTKPQHLQAMEELTVSTFLAVPTTTLFTLFMNPPAMKGMSHLLNGSVDTLEFGQQQQMQKEQQERQQQERPQQQHQKTGKSLFSNNEAAELPAHLAGKDSDLEARPTGVEGLDMGDHLLDGKDTNLEAHVLSAGKSKLGTNRTDVEDSYLGAHLSHVENSDLRAHSPGVEDFDLASAHLPGEEESKLGVHMTVVEDSHVGAHVMGVNDSDPGVNQTHGENYKLKTSQVEDLGTHLEDVEDSDTEAHPLDVEGPSLRDHLSGLEDSDLGAHEVNVADSNLRDPLSGVNSSHTGSHPVGVKDLGAHLMAVVASDSQAHPSGVKDFDLKDHEMGVKDLDLQTRIPDEDGTDFGADVAGIENTELWACMAGLSKENTDMVRAMVSGELSGVLLKLVPTDEDFQETLQLLHSLRTCRWYPSSPVPQPKVEALKVGESMPKEVEQRLKVLTSGEEVEAGRAAAHRTASPMRVDLQQLKQMLGSVFSITRNHETAPLDKLVATLYISKKFNSFGLMVVNHVFSAAEYSLWFDKHLQGTNVIGVLAGSNWGTAADEPLVLGAHLDTVSGTPGLDDDGSGLAALVEAARVLSSSGCIFTHTIFFVAFDLEEIGTQGSLVFVKDYLTSAIMDKFGIRQVTGAFILDCVSNWDPQPGTQDFPEHWSNLLPDAGHSLSQHNYTGDFAAIIYRTQVDAHLTHRFAQYYGDLDQPQYRLELLGLKALGAEMPDMSTLKTHFDFLRSDHLRFWYVNDTRSFNTIPAVLLTDTGPYRGMMRQCYHGDCDGPLPQGNNTLGLLVKVTQALVWTMADLAQGRCGPRGTVSTPTLFTLLHPSH, encoded by the exons ATGACAACCAGATGCCATAGCCAGACACCGAGATGGATTCTTGctg TTCGTAACAAGGGCCCTCCAAATATTCCTACAAGACCAGCGCCCTCCAAGCCCCTCCTACAAGATCACCCGACACCATCGCTTCCCAAGACCTCCTTCAAGATTCCCCAGCTCAAGATGTGGTCTCAAAACATGAATCCCGGCCGTG GAGCAGGGGCAgtgttcctcctgctggtggtggtggtcaccagGACGAAGGGGGTGCAGATCTCGCTGGACCTTTCGCAGCTGACGAAGCCTCAGCACCTGCAGGCTATGGAGGAGCTGACCGTCTCCACCTTCCTggccgtccccaccaccacactcttcacgCTCTTCATGAACCCCCCAGCCATGAAG GGCATGTCCCACCTACTGAACGGAAGTGTAGATACCCTAGAATTTGGTCAACAGCAACAGATGCAAAAAGAACAGCAGGAGAGGCAACAGCAAGAgagaccacaacaacaacatcagaagACCGGCAAGTCTCTGTTTTCCAACAACGAG GCTGCCGAGTTGCCAGCCCATTTAGCTGGCAAGGACTCTGATTTGGAGGCCCGTCCAACAGGAGTGGAGGGCTTAGATATGGGAGACCATCTGCTAGATGGCAAAGACACTAACTTGGAGGCCCATGTGCTAAGTGCAGGAAAATCTAAATTAGGGACAAATCGGACAGATGTGGAAGACTCTTATTTGGGAGCCCATCTGTCGCATGTGGAGAACTCTGACTTAAGGGCTCACTCACCAGGTGTGGAGGACTTTGACTTAGCTAGTGCCCACTTACCTGGTGAGGAGGAATCTAAATTAGGGGTACATATGACAGTTGTGGAGGACTCTCATGTTGGGGCTCATGTAATGGGTGTGAATGACTCAGACCCTGGGGTCAACcaaacacatggagagaattataaATTGAAGACCTCTCAGGTAGAGGACTTGGGGACCCACCTGGAAGATGTTGAGGACTCTGACACTGAGGCCCATCCGCTGGATGTGGAGGGCCCTAGCTTAAGGGACCATCTGTCAGGTCTGGAGGACTCAGACTTAGGTGCCCATGAGGTGAATGTAGCAGACTCTAATTTGAGGGATCCTCTGTCAGGTGTGAATAGCTCTCATACAGGGAGTCATCCTGTGGGTGTGAAGGACTTGGGGGCCCATTTAATGGCTGTGGTAGCCTCTGACTCACAGGCCCATCCATCAGGTGTAAAGGACTTTGACTTGAAAGACCATGAAATGGGTGTGAAGGACCTTGACTTGCAAACTCGTATACCAGATGAGGATGGCACTGACTTTGGGGCGGATGTAGCTGGCATAGAGAATACTGAACTTTGGGCATGTATGGCGGGCCTGAGCAAAGAGAACACAGATATGGTGAGGGCCATGGTAAGTGGGGAGCTATCAGGGGTACTGTTGAAATTGGTGCCCACGGATGAAGACTTCCAAGAGACCCTGCAGTTGCTGCACAGCCTCAGGACCTGTCGCTGGTACCCCAGTAGCCCTGTACCCCAACCCAAG GTAGAGGCTCTGAAAGTTGGTGAGTCAATGCCAAAAGAAGTGGAGCAGCGTCTGAAGGTCCTGACgtcaggggaggaggtggaagctGGTAGAGCAGCTGCCCATAGAACTGCTTCCCCTATGCGGGTCGACTTACAGCAACTCAAACAGATGCTAGGCTCAGTTTTTTCCATCACTAGGAACCATG AGACAGCTCCCCTGGACAAGCTGGTAGCCACACTCTACATCAGCAAGAAGTTCAACTCTTTTGGTTTGATGGTCGTCAACCATGTCTTCTCTGCCGCAGAGTATTCTCTCTGG TTTGATAAGCACCTGCAAGGCACCAATGTGATTGGAGTGCTTGCTGGCAGCAACTGGGGTACAGCTGCTGATGAGCCACTAGTGCTGGGTGCCCATTTGGATACTGTGTCTGGAACACCAGGTCtagatgatgatgggtcaggttTGGCAGCACTAGTGGAGGCTGCCAGGGTCCTCTCCTCCAGTGGTTGCATCTTCACCCACACAATCTTCTTCGTTGCCTTCGATCTGGAGGAGATAG GTACACAAGGGTCGCTTGTGTTCGTCAAGGACTACCTGACCTCAGCCATCATGGATAAGTTTGGCATCAGACAGGTGACGGGGGCCTTCATCCTGGACTGTGTCTCCAACTGGGACCCGCAGCCTGGTACTCAG GACTTCCCGGAGCATTGGTCAAACCTGCTACCCGATGCTGGACATAGTCTTAGCCAGCATAATTACACTGGGGACTTTGCTGCCATCATATACCGCACCCAGGTTGATGCTCACCTAACACACAG GTTTGCTCAGTACTATGGGGATTTGGACCAACCACAGTACAGACTGGAGCTGCTGGGGTTGAAGGCCCTGGGTGCTGAGATGCCAGACATGAGTACCCTCAAGACCCATTTTGACTTTCTGCGGTCTGACCATCTTCGTTTCTGGTACGTGAATGACACAAGGTCCTTCAACACCATCCCTGCAGTCCTCCTCACTGATACGG GACCCTACCGTGGAATGATGCGTCAATGTTACCATGGAGACTGCGATGGACCCCTGCCCCAGGGTAACAACACCCTGGGGTTGCTAGTGAAGGTGACGCAGGCTTTAGTCTGGACCATGGCTGACCTGGCCCAGGGAAGATGTGGCCCGCGTGGGACTGTCTCCACgcccacacttttcaccctccttcacccgTCCCATTGA